In the Danio rerio strain Tuebingen ecotype United States chromosome 8, GRCz12tu, whole genome shotgun sequence genome, one interval contains:
- the LOC141375630 gene encoding uncharacterized protein has translation MTLTGLDRSGQFAHLGMVCRFIKQKPSAVGPYSWQRTFSRWCWLKIKTGCEMVWITQLNGTKQLSSLEEPSAEPQVMEVSTEPLSISTPLKENKEKFYVSSGLTDGVLQQVELSSEAPASPPLSSSPHSQQLNTKRFSCRICMEAFHGRSDMENHKRAHIDPKTFKCPDCDFAAPSWPEVKTHMALHAYLRPHKCTSCSFASKNTKDLRRHMMTQTNEKPYSCQVCA, from the exons ATGACCCTAACTGGATTAGACCGGTCTGGACAGTTTGCACATCTTGGGATGGTTTGCAGATTCATCAAGCAGAAGCCAAGCGCTGTTG GTCCTTATTCATGGCAAAGGACATTTTCGAGATGGTGCTGGCTAAAGATAAAAACTGGCTGTGAGATGGTTTGGATAACACAGCTGAATGGAACTAAGCAGTTAAG cagTTTAGAGGAGCCCTCAGCAGAGCCTCAGGTGATGGAAGTGAGTACTGAGCCCTTGTCCATCTCTACACCTCTCAAAGAAAATAAAGAGAAGTTTTACGTTAGCTCAGGCTTGACAGACGGAGTCCTGCAGCAGGTGGAG CTCAGCAGTGAAGCTCCAGCATCTCCTCCGCTGTCTTCATCACCCCATTCTCAACAGCTGAACACCAAGCGCTTCTCATGTCGCATCTGCATGGAGGCTTTCCATGGCCGATCGGACATGGAGAACCACAAGAGGGCGCACATCGACCCCAAAACATTCAAATGCCCCGACTGTGATTTCGCAGCACCTTCTTGGCCAGAAGTCAAG ACTCACATGGCCTTGCATGCATATTTGAGGCCTCATAAATGCACCAGCTGCAGTTTTGCCTCTAAAAACACGAAAGACCTGCGACGCCACATGATGACACAAACCAACGAGAAGCCTTACTCCTGCCAGGTGTGCGCCTAA
- the LOC137496355 gene encoding uncharacterized protein isoform X3: MTRDNQVTEMGDGQIPHIQYEHDGTFLQEQQIALSQDGQIQYVPITTEQQVVAPEDLEAVAHSAVTAIADAAMTRFTLKPHLNNWNNCKSRASNDLKCCSSSGLSSIYPNRVLYTHQYHRRIELVFFLLVPLTHGEFECFFHLFFG, from the exons ATGACCAGAGACAACCAGGTCACTGAG ATGGGGGACGGGCAAATCCCTCACATTCAGTATGAACATGATGGGACGTTTCTACAGGAACAACAG ATTGCTCTGTCTCAGGATGGACAGATCCAGTATGTCCCCATCACCACTGAACAGCAGGTTGTGGCCCCTGAAGATCTGGAAGCAGTCGCTCATTCAGCGGTCACTG CTATTGCAGATGCAGCAATGACCCGGTTTACACTGAAGCCACACCTGAACAACTGGAACAACTGCAAGAGCAGGGCATCCA ATGATCTAAAATGCTGCAGCTCGTCTGGTCTGAGCTCTATTTATCCCAATAGAGTCCTCTACACACATCAATATCACAGGAGGATTGAGCTGGTTTTCTTTCTTCTTGTTCCACTGACGCATGGTgagtttgaatgtttttttcatttgttttttggaTAA
- the LOC137496355 gene encoding uncharacterized protein isoform X1 — MTRDNQVTEMGDGQIPHIQYEHDGTFLQEQQIALSQDGQIQYVPITTEQQVVAPEDLEAVAHSAVTAIADAAMTRFTLKPHLNNWNNCKSRASNDLKCCSSSGLSSIYPNRVLYTHQYHRRIELVFFLLVPLTHASRDVSGVKSAALLPKSTIKPAVRSSSPSTASVSDEPADQSSAVSHADGPGQRKHGRGSPRKSESKAGAVVEVKKEEQPEEEKDDVVDAGVLDDQGDSDYKPADEEARSRLTVRHFTPFPSCSSSSPASTSQKCPRRMKPKDRCGFQSV, encoded by the exons ATGACCAGAGACAACCAGGTCACTGAG ATGGGGGACGGGCAAATCCCTCACATTCAGTATGAACATGATGGGACGTTTCTACAGGAACAACAG ATTGCTCTGTCTCAGGATGGACAGATCCAGTATGTCCCCATCACCACTGAACAGCAGGTTGTGGCCCCTGAAGATCTGGAAGCAGTCGCTCATTCAGCGGTCACTG CTATTGCAGATGCAGCAATGACCCGGTTTACACTGAAGCCACACCTGAACAACTGGAACAACTGCAAGAGCAGGGCATCCA ATGATCTAAAATGCTGCAGCTCGTCTGGTCTGAGCTCTATTTATCCCAATAGAGTCCTCTACACACATCAATATCACAGGAGGATTGAGCTGGTTTTCTTTCTTCTTGTTCCACTGACGCATG CCTCAAGAGACGTCAGCGGAGTAAAATCAGCTGCTCTTTTACCAAAATCCACCATCAAACCTGCAGTCCGGAGCTCTTCTCCATCTACAGCCAGTGTTTCAGACGAACCAGCTGATCAATCCAG TGCTGTCTCACATGCTGACGGTCCAGGCCAAAGGAAACATGGACGGGGAAGTCCTCGAAAATCTGAAAGCAAAGCTGGAGCAGTGGTTGAGGTCAAGAAGGAGGAGCAGCCTGAAGAGGAAAAAGATGACGTTGTTGATGCAGGCGTTCTTGATGATCAAG GTGACAGTGATTATAAACCAGCTGATGAGGAGGCCAGATCAAGACTGACTGTCAGGCACTTCACTCCTTTTCCCTCCTGCTCTTCATCATCTCCCGCATCTACCTCACAGAAATGTCCTCGCAGGATG
- the LOC137496355 gene encoding uncharacterized protein isoform X2, whose translation MTRDNQVTEMGDGQIPHIQYEHDGTFLQEQQIALSQDGQIQYVPITTEQQVVAPEDLEAVAHSAVTAIADAAMTRFTLKPHLNNWNNCKSRASNDLKCCSSSGLSSIYPNRVLYTHQYHRRIELVFFLLVPLTHASRDVSGVKSAALLPKSTIKPAVRSSSPSTASVSDEPADQSSKGVNWLLQHEPVVVRHLS comes from the exons ATGACCAGAGACAACCAGGTCACTGAG ATGGGGGACGGGCAAATCCCTCACATTCAGTATGAACATGATGGGACGTTTCTACAGGAACAACAG ATTGCTCTGTCTCAGGATGGACAGATCCAGTATGTCCCCATCACCACTGAACAGCAGGTTGTGGCCCCTGAAGATCTGGAAGCAGTCGCTCATTCAGCGGTCACTG CTATTGCAGATGCAGCAATGACCCGGTTTACACTGAAGCCACACCTGAACAACTGGAACAACTGCAAGAGCAGGGCATCCA ATGATCTAAAATGCTGCAGCTCGTCTGGTCTGAGCTCTATTTATCCCAATAGAGTCCTCTACACACATCAATATCACAGGAGGATTGAGCTGGTTTTCTTTCTTCTTGTTCCACTGACGCATG CCTCAAGAGACGTCAGCGGAGTAAAATCAGCTGCTCTTTTACCAAAATCCACCATCAAACCTGCAGTCCGGAGCTCTTCTCCATCTACAGCCAGTGTTTCAGACGAACCAGCTGATCAATCCAG CAAAGGTGTCAACTGGCTACTCCAGCATGAACCAGTCGTGGTAAGGCATCTGTCCTAG
- the LOC101883541 gene encoding serine/threonine-protein kinase pim-1: MAFSKLISRLKKAFGIKRAHEPPREPLASTGNMTENHRHPITDDPPLFQACFPRRATVDDPLPVLEIHDLQDEPISSSKFFHTAVNNLELEVLQPSIPDAPAEEDLDSTVKSEVNSFESPVSQQFSTDGIFEAFSGDSVQVDIDSALDEDSESSLNQKVLQDDSADDSALSLTADDETCLDNNDISSRYNLGKQLGEGGFGSVFEGIRIQDGLQVAVKFAQMTPRMRDLCSSHDQPPLEITLASMASSGSRCANIIQLLDWQVFKDHYVMVMERPTPSMDLEAFLQLNGGVLTEQTAQTIMGQAVHAANVCCYREVFHRDIKLQNLLVNPNTLEVKLIDFGCGDYMMESAYSTFSGTEAYMPPEFYKRGCYHAKPATVYSLGVLLFTLLHGDFPTTYDLYYLEHDWSKFTLSQECCDLMWACLQQIPEHRILLGQMPYHDWFMLE, encoded by the exons ATGGCCTTTTCAAAGTTAATTTCCCGTTTAAAGAAAGCGTTCGGTATCAAGCGTGCACACGAACCACCCCGTGAGCCACTCGCATCCACCGGCAACATGACAGAAAACCACCGTCATCCGATAACCGATGACCCGCCCCTCTTCCAAGCCTGTTTCCCCAGAAGAGCTACTGTTGATG ATCCGCTCCCTGTACTGGAGATCCATGACCTACAGGACGAGCCGATCAGTAGCTCGAAATTCTTTCACACTGCTGTGAACAATCTGGAGCTGGAGGTTCTCCAACCTTCAATTCCTGATGCTCCAGCAGAAGAAGACTTGGACTCCACTGTGAAATCTGAAGTGAACAGCTTTGAATCTCCAGTAAGCCAGCAGTTCTCAACAGACGGCATCTTTGAAGCGTTCAGCGGAGACTCTGTGCAGGTTGACATTGACTCTGCACTGGATGAAGACTCGGAGTCTTCACTGAATCAGAAGGTCTTACAAGATGACTCCGCTGATGATTCTGCACTGAGTCTTACAGCAGATGATGAGACCTGTTTGGACAATA ATGACATCAGCTCCCGCTACAATCTGGGAAAGCAGCTCGGTGAAGGAGGTTTCGGCTCCGTTTTTGAGGGGATCCGCATACAGGATGGTCTGCAG GTGGCTGTTAAATTTGCCCAGATGACACCACGTATGCGAGATCTCTGCTCT tctcATGACCAGCCACCTCTAGAGATCACCTTGGCAAGTATGGCCAGCAGTGGCTCCAGGTGTGCCAATATAATTCAGCTCCTTGACTGGCAGGTCTTCAAAGACCATTATGTCATGGTCATGGAGCGGCCTACGCCAAGTATGGACCTGGAGGCATTCCTGCAACTCAACGGAGGCGTCCTCACCGAGCAAACGGCACAAACTATCATGGGCCAAGCTGTTCATGCTGCCAATGTTTGCTGCTACCGGGAAGTATTCCACAGAGACATTAAGCTGCAAAACCTGCTTGTAAACCCAAACACACTGGAGGTCAAACTGATTGACTTCGGCTGCGGAGATTACATGATGGAATCAGCATACTCCACCTTTTCTG GCACAGAAGCGTACATGCCGCCAGAGTTTTACAAAAGAGGATGTTACCATGCCAAACCAGCAACTGTCTATTCTCTTGGGGTTCTTCTCTTCACATTGCTGCATGGAGATTTCCCAACGACGTATGACCTGTACTACCTGGAGCATGACTggtccaaatttaccctctctcaAG AATGCTGTGATCTGATGTGGGCTTGTCTGCAGCAGATTCCAGAGCACAGAATTCTTCTAGGACAGATGCCTTACCACGACTGGTTCATGCTGGAGTAG
- the LOC137496355 gene encoding uncharacterized protein isoform X4, which produces MNRSMNRLSQFISTTDSFTKITHSSRRNHWTDVNATSAVSHADGPGQRKHGRGSPRKSESKAGAVVEVKKEEQPEEEKDDVVDAGVLDDQGDSDYKPADEEARSRLTVRHFTPFPSCSSSSPASTSQKCPRRMVGPPRICLSDSG; this is translated from the exons ATGAACAGGTCAATGAATCGACTCTCACAATTCATTTCAACCACAGATTCATTCACCAAAATAACCCACTCTAGCCGAAGAAACCACTGGACCGATGTGAATGCTACCAG TGCTGTCTCACATGCTGACGGTCCAGGCCAAAGGAAACATGGACGGGGAAGTCCTCGAAAATCTGAAAGCAAAGCTGGAGCAGTGGTTGAGGTCAAGAAGGAGGAGCAGCCTGAAGAGGAAAAAGATGACGTTGTTGATGCAGGCGTTCTTGATGATCAAG GTGACAGTGATTATAAACCAGCTGATGAGGAGGCCAGATCAAGACTGACTGTCAGGCACTTCACTCCTTTTCCCTCCTGCTCTTCATCATCTCCCGCATCTACCTCACAGAAATGTCCTCGCAGGATGGTGGGACCTCCTCGCATATGTCTTTCAGATTCAGGCTAG
- the LOC137496355 gene encoding uncharacterized protein isoform X5, protein MNRSMNRLSQFISTTDSFTKITHSSRRNHWTDVNATSAVSHADGPGQRKHGRGSPRKSESKAGAVVEVKKEEQPEEEKDDVVDAGVLDDQGDSDYKPADEEARSRLTVRHFTPFPSCSSSSPASTSQKCPRRMDRATRWLSG, encoded by the exons ATGAACAGGTCAATGAATCGACTCTCACAATTCATTTCAACCACAGATTCATTCACCAAAATAACCCACTCTAGCCGAAGAAACCACTGGACCGATGTGAATGCTACCAG TGCTGTCTCACATGCTGACGGTCCAGGCCAAAGGAAACATGGACGGGGAAGTCCTCGAAAATCTGAAAGCAAAGCTGGAGCAGTGGTTGAGGTCAAGAAGGAGGAGCAGCCTGAAGAGGAAAAAGATGACGTTGTTGATGCAGGCGTTCTTGATGATCAAG GTGACAGTGATTATAAACCAGCTGATGAGGAGGCCAGATCAAGACTGACTGTCAGGCACTTCACTCCTTTTCCCTCCTGCTCTTCATCATCTCCCGCATCTACCTCACAGAAATGTCCTCGCAGGATG